One Cuculus canorus isolate bCucCan1 chromosome 1, bCucCan1.pri, whole genome shotgun sequence DNA segment encodes these proteins:
- the LOC104066636 gene encoding potassium voltage-gated channel subfamily A member 6-like: MAGFHSPPKAPGLGLLRGKKRGWCVRGLLHLFLLPLACVRAPTPSDPLSVPSRMCVAPTPPPLPPSCACVSVLLHLLLHPSLSPSPFPVCVCRSYTVSSPPFVCVCVCVLPHLLPLPLPSRASVCVAPTPSPPLCVSSRVCVLRGSYTFSSTPFVCIGVCSYTSFLLLHRSPSPPVCAEGSYTSSSFLCPLPRACVCVCSHTLFSSFSLSLLLPVPCRVSVRSYTFFSPLFRSSLPVCVRVCALLHVLLLLSLPVCVCAPTPPLSLSPPPLSPPVSPCVRGSEGKAGRAAQHRGAPAAEPGAEPGRNRRWDAGGQRCRPLKARAVAMRAEEPLALAAPRAAGGEAEAPGEERSGGSCCSSERLVINISGLRFETQLRTLSIFPDTLLGDPSRRVRYFDPLRNEYFFDRNRPSFDAILYYYQSGGRLRRPVHVPLDIFLEEIRFYQLGQEAIETFREDEGFIQEEEKPLPQHHFQRQVWLLFEYPESSGPARAIAIVSVLVILISIVIFCLETLPEFRQEPKGTQTGFGESSLPGDEALLLPPPPPPSGTPTPLHPAAGTGPFFTDPFFLIETLCIIWFSFELLVRFFACPSKPEFSRNIMNIIDIVAIIPYFITLGTELAQQQQQKQQPGSSSNNGGQQQAMSLAILRVIRLVRVFRIFKLSRHSKGLQILGKTLQASMRELGLLIFFLFIGVILFSSAVYFAETDDPDSLFTSIPDAFWWAVVSMTTVGYGDMYPMTIGGKIVGSLCAIAGVLTIALPVPVIVSNFNYFYHRETDHEEQCQYTHVTCGQQQSPFSEPKKGDSNQSLSKSEFLEAEDLESMKYANFIPPNNQGYKEKKMLTEV, encoded by the coding sequence ATGGCGGGTTTTCACTCCCCACCAAAAGCCCccgggctggggctgctgcggGGGAAGAAGCGGGGCTGGTGTGTCCGAGGGCTCCTacatctctttctcctccctctcgCGTGTGTGCGCGCTCCTACACCTTCTGATCCTCTCTCTGTCCCCTCCCGCATGTGTGTGGCACCtacacctcctcctcttcccccttcgtgtgcgtgtgtgtctgtgctcctacacctccttctccatccctctctctctccctctccctttcccgTGTGTGTGTGTCGGTCCTACACCGTCTCCTCTCCCCCcttcgtgtgtgtgtgtgtctgtgtgctcccacacctcctccctctccctctcccctcccgtgcctctgtgtgtgtggctcctacaccttctcctcctctctgtgTCTCCTCCCGTGTGTGTGTATTAAGAGGCTCCTACACCTTCTCCTCTACCCCCTTCGTGTGTATCGGTGTGTGCTCCTacacctccttcctccttctccatcgctccccctcccctcccgtGTGTGCGGAGGGCTCCtacacctcctcctcctttctctgccccctcccgcgcgcgtgtgtctgtgtgtgctcccacaccctcttctcctccttttccctctccctccttctccctgtccCCTGCCGTGTGTCTGTGCGCTCCTACaccttcttctcccctctctttcGCTCATCCCTTCccgtgtgtgtgcgtgtgtgcgcGCTCCTAcacgtccttctcctcctctctctccccgTGTGCGTGTGCGCTCCCAcacctcctctctctctgtctcccccacccctctcccctcccGTGTCTCCGTGTGTGCGCGGCTCGGAGGGCAAAGCCGGGCGCGCCGCGCAGCATCGCGGAGCGCCGGCAGCGGAGCCGGGAGCGGAGCCGGGGCGCAACAGGCGGTGGGATGCCGGCGGGCAGCGCTGCCGCCCGCTGAAGGCTCGGGCGGTCGCGATGCGGGCGGAGGAGCCGCTGGCGCTGGCGGCGccgcgggcggcgggcggcgagGCGGAGGCGCCGGGCGAGGAGCGGAGCGgcggcagctgctgcagcagcgaGCGGTTGGTCATCAACATCTCCGGGCTGCGGTTCGAGACGCAGCTGAGGACCCTCTCCATCTTCCCGGACACGCTGCTGGGCGACCCCAGCCGACGGGTGCGCTACTTCGACCCCCTCCGCAACGAGTACTTCTTCGACCGCAACCGACCCAGCTTCGACGCCATCCTCTACTATTACCAGTCCGGGGGGCGGCTGCGCCGGCCGGTCCATGTGCCCCTGGACATTTTCCTGGAGGAGATCCGCTTCTACCAGCTGGGCCAGGAGGCCATCGAAACCTTCCGGGAGGACGAGGGCTTCATTCAAGAGGAGGAGAAGCCCCTGCCCCAGCATCACTTCCAGCGCCAGGTTTGGCTGCTCTTTGAGTATCCTGAGAGCTCTGGGCCGGCCAGGGCCATTGCCATCGTCTCCGTGCTGgtcatcctcatctccatcgTCATCTTCTGCCTGGAGACCCTGCCCGAGTTTCGCCAGGAGCCCAAGGGCACCCAGACTGGCTTTGGGGAGTCATCGCTGCCAGGGGACGAGGCACTGCTGCTGCCGCCACCGCCACCACCAAGCGGGACTCCGACCCCCCTGCACCCTGCCGCTGGCACCGGCCCCTTCTTCACCGATCCCTTCTTCCTCATAGAGACCCTGTGCATCATCTGGTTTTCCTTTGAGCTTCTTGTCCGCTTCTTTGCCTGCCCCAGCAAGCCTGAGTTCTCCCGCAACATCATGAATATCATTGACATCGTGGCCATCATCCCCTACTTCATCACCCTGGGCACTGAGctggcccagcagcagcaacagaaacaacagcctggcagcagcagcaacaatgGGGGCCAGCAGCAAGCCATGTCCCTGGCCATCCTCAGAGTCATCCGCCTGGTCAGAGTCTTCAGGATCTTCAAGCTCTCCAGGCACTCCAAGGGACTGCAGATCTTGGGGAAGACTCTCCAAGCCAGCATGAGGGAGCTGGGCCTCctcatcttcttccttttcatcgGGGTGatcctcttctccagtgctGTCTACTTTGCAGAGACCGATGACCCCGACTCCCTGTTCACCAGCATCCCTGATGCTTTTTGGTGGGCAGTGGTGTCTATGACCACTGTGGGCTATGGGGACATGTACCCCATGACAATTGGTGGCAAGATTGTGGGCTCCTTGTGTGCCATCGCGGGTGTGCTCACCATTGCCCTTCCTGTCCCTGTCATCGTGTCCAACTTCAACTACTTTTACCACCGAGAGACTGATCATGAAGAGCAGTGCCAGTACACCCATGTCACCTGTGGCCAGCAGCAGTCGCCCTTCTCTGAGCCCAAGAAGGGGGACAGTAATCAGTCTCTCAGCAAATCTGAATTCCTGGAAGCTGAAGACCTGGAGTCCATGAAGTATGCCAACTTCATTCCTCCCAACAACCAGGGttacaaagagaagaaaatgctgacaGAGGTGTGA